The following are from one region of the Fundidesulfovibrio soli genome:
- a CDS encoding DVU0772 family protein has translation MDELRSFEEHDVDWEMTPEAAVTLYLEWGNNCWLGDFKPVRHRSDSTTYFVVSTWEPEPKLMLIHRTCDEAKELAVLPLPAHLREHFMQDVGFNKGIYPPTPEIKDWLRTQMHN, from the coding sequence ATGGATGAACTCAGAAGCTTCGAGGAACATGACGTGGACTGGGAAATGACCCCGGAAGCCGCCGTGACCCTCTATCTCGAATGGGGCAACAACTGCTGGCTGGGCGATTTCAAGCCGGTTCGACACCGCAGCGACTCGACCACCTATTTCGTGGTCAGCACCTGGGAGCCGGAGCCCAAGCTGATGCTCATCCACCGCACTTGCGACGAGGCCAAGGAACTGGCTGTATTGCCTTTGCCCGCGCATCTGCGGGAGCACTTCATGCAGGATGTGGGCTTCAACAAGGGCATCTATCCGCCGACCCCCGAGATCAAGGATTGGCTGCGGACGCAGATGCACAATTGA
- a CDS encoding DVU0298 family protein: MGKLREIRKIVLEVLAGDDWPQGLTALEAIPPKQLIGPLFACLLEPDQLVRWRAVTAFGVVVPRLYREKPEDARQLIRQLMWRLNEESGNIAWGIPEAFGEILANQPDLAKEFHRVLASYINERDCKTGDNYLELCPLRCGAYWGLARLAQDRPDLTMTAFDDLVLALAGEDPESRALAAWAVGPMLKYAHARVKAVRGVLDALAGDESAVELYRDGKLGRTTVAALAREALEKIP, encoded by the coding sequence ATGGGCAAGCTGCGTGAAATACGGAAGATCGTGCTGGAGGTGCTGGCAGGGGACGACTGGCCCCAGGGCCTGACGGCGCTTGAGGCCATCCCCCCCAAACAGCTGATCGGCCCGCTGTTCGCCTGCCTGCTGGAGCCCGACCAGCTGGTGCGCTGGCGGGCGGTGACCGCCTTCGGCGTGGTCGTGCCGCGCCTGTACCGGGAAAAGCCGGAGGACGCCCGCCAACTGATACGCCAGCTGATGTGGCGCCTCAACGAGGAGTCCGGCAACATCGCCTGGGGCATCCCCGAGGCGTTCGGGGAAATCCTGGCCAACCAGCCCGACCTGGCAAAAGAGTTCCACCGGGTGCTGGCCTCCTACATCAACGAGCGCGACTGCAAGACCGGCGACAACTACCTGGAATTGTGCCCGCTGCGTTGCGGGGCCTACTGGGGGCTGGCGCGCCTGGCCCAGGACAGGCCGGATCTGACGATGACCGCCTTTGATGACCTGGTCCTGGCTCTTGCCGGCGAGGACCCTGAGAGCAGGGCCCTGGCTGCCTGGGCGGTGGGCCCCATGCTCAAGTACGCCCACGCGCGCGTGAAGGCGGTGAGGGGCGTGCTGGATGCCCTGGCGGGGGACGAGTCTGCGGTGGAGCTGTACCGCGACGGCAAGCTCGGCCGCACCACAGTGGCCGCGCTGGCCAGGGAGGCCCTGGAGAAAATTCCTTGA